A window of Ptychodera flava strain L36383 chromosome 1, AS_Pfla_20210202, whole genome shotgun sequence contains these coding sequences:
- the LOC139130876 gene encoding sperm-specific sodium:proton exchanger-like translates to MTVTSLAATVDPHTVSANTTDHYNDSHGSHDLHDHDPTHGAHGGPPYVILFVFASCAMGALIRSLLNKVPLNIPYTVVLLVLGVLIGILSTNVEGVAKYTTMVHMDPHLILHVFLPVLIFESAFAMDVHTFMKSAIQVCILALFGLIVASLLTAVLAMNVFTYGWSFNTAMMFGSIMSATDPVAVVALLKDLGASKQLGTLIEGESLLNDGCSIVIFHVFLELSLPGGGMTGIEILIYFVRVAFGGPLFGFVMAKLTTLWLSNIFNDALTEITITLASTYLTFYIGEGVLQVSGVLAVVMLGLIVNAEKTSISPEVEVFLHRFWEMLAYLANTLIFVLVGVVIVELAMSNVESSDWFYILATYMGINIIRAIAIALFSPILSRIGYGLSWRNAAVMTWGGLRGAVGLALALLVTSTPGIDQQTIGSKVLLHTSGIVVLTLCINATTIQSLLKVLGMSDISIPKRLAMANAVRRLQESQVRTFAMLKADRFLADTDWEMAEQACEIRDPYKTTDEEVETSDGGIEFRTSTCPQCKTSVQNEPSSKEFADMVEEARQRMLKAERVSYWKQFEHGMLSREAIRVLVSVTEAVGDEENRYVEVDDIKKNWQVRGIWPYLKQKLEQWVKGEKDIVPEPGTRWQHSIYNMVRRPAFDYFIYTVIGLNLIPIGLELGYDNPAFKTTQRIFNFVFCLVYVIEAVLKLLGLRKYYFYSYWNIFDFLIMLLSVIDIVLDLSLGNSASFNPNIFKVLRVFKVLRPSGGSDWSRSLFQN, encoded by the exons ATGACCGTGACGTCGTTAGCTGCGACCGTTGATCCGCACACGGTGTCGGCGAACACCACAGACCATTACAACGACAGTCACGGATCGCACGACTTGCACGACCATGATCCCACCCATGGAGCTCATGGAGGACCACCCTACGTCATCCTTTTTGTGTTCGCCTCTTGTGCAATGGGAG CTCTCATCCGAAGTCTACTCAACAAGGTGCCCCTCAACATCCCGTACACCGTTGTTTTGTTGGTCCTTGGCGTTCTGATCGGAATCCTGTCCACAAACGTAGAGGGCGTTGCTAAGTACACAACCATGGTGCATATGGATCCCCATCTTATCCTACACGTCTTTCTGCCGGTTCTCATCTTCGAGTCCGCCTTCGCCATGGACGTGCACACCTTCATGAAATCTGCTATACAG GTGTGTATTCTAGCTCTATTCGGACTAATTGTGGCATCACTTCTGACGGCAGTGCTGGCTATGAACGTCTTCACCTACGGCTGGAGTTTCAACACAGCAATGATGTTCGGTTCCATCATGAGTGCCACGGATCCCGTTGCTGTGGTGGCGCTGTTGAAAGATCTCG GGGCTTCAAAACAGCTCGGTACATTGATCGAAGGGGAGTCTCTTCTCAACGACGGTTGCTCCATTGTCATATTTCACGTCTTCCTGGAGCTGAGCTTGCCTGGTGGAGGAATGACAG GTATCGAAATCTTGATCTATTTCGTCCGGGTTGCATTCGGCGGGCCTCTCTTTGGCTTCGTCATGGCCAAGCTGACAACTTTATGGCTTTCGAACATTTTCAACGATGCACTGACTGAAATCACCATCACCTTGGCTTCCACTTACCTCACATTCTACATCGGTGAGGGCGTGCTACAAGTCTCTGGTGTGCTGGCTGTCGTGATGCTGGGCCTGATTGTCAACGCTGAGAAGACCAGCATTAGTCCCGAGGTTGAAGTCTTCTTACACAG ATTTTGGGAAATGTTGGCATACCTGGCAAACACTCTCATCTTTGTGTTGGTTGGAGTTGTCATCGTTGAGCTTGCCATGAGTAATGTGGAGTCCAGTGACTGGTTTTACATCCTGGCAACCTACATGGGTATCAATATCATCAG AGCCATTGCTATTGCCCTCTTCAGTCCCATTCTGTCTCGCATTGGTTATGGGCTGTCCTGGCGAAACGCCGCCGTCATGACATGGGGAGGACTCCGCGGAGCCGTCGGCTTGGCCTTGGCCTTGCTCGTGACGTCAACGCCCGGAATTGACCAACAGACTATCGGCAGCAAGGTTCTACTCCACACATCAGGCATCGTAGTGCTGACTCTTTGCATCAATGCCACCACAATACAGTCACTTCTCAAAGTCCTTG GTATGAGCGATATTTCCATCCCTAAACGCCTAGCAATGGCCAACGCTGTGCGCCGTCTCCAAGAATCACAAGTACGAACCTTTGCCATGCTGAAAGCTGACAGGTTTCTGGCAGACACCGACTGGGAAATGGCCGAACAAGCCTGTGAAATCAGGGACCCTTACAAAACAACAGACGAAGAG GTTGAAACATCCGACGGAGGAATCGAATTTCGAACAAGTACATGCCCACAATGCAAGACGAGTGTGCAAAATGAACCGTCAAGCAAGGAGTTCGCTGACATGGTTGAGGAAGCACGGCAGAGAATGTTAAAAGCAGAACGG GTAAGCTACTGGAAACAGTTTGAACACGGCATGCTGTCCCGAGAGGCCATCCGAGTGCTGGTATCCGTCACCGAAGCCGTCGGCGACGAGGAGAACCGCTACGTTGAAGTCGATGACATCAAGAAGAATTGGCAAGTGCGAGGAATTTGGCCTTACTTG AAACAAAAATTGGAGCAATGGGTGAAGGGTGAGAAGGACATCGTCCCGGAACCGGGAACAAGATGGCAGCATTCCATCTACAACATGGTCCGTCGACCAGCCTTTGATTATTTCATCTACACCGTCATTGGCTTGAACCTCATCCCGATCGGTTTGGAGTTAGGCTATGATAACCCGGCTTTCAAGACTACACAGAGAATTTTTAACTTCGTCTTCTGCCTGGTTTACGTCATCGAGGCAGTTCTCAAG ttGCTCGGTCTGAGAAAGTATTACTTCTACAGCTACTGGAACATCTTTGACTTTCTCATCATGCTGCTCTCTGTGATTGACATCGTCCTGGACTTGAGTCTCGGTAATTCTGCCAGCTTCAATCCGAACATCTTCAAGGTGCTCAGAGTCTTCAAGGTTTTGAGGCCTTCAGGGGGCTCCGACTGGTCAAG GTCATTATTCCAAAACTGA